DNA sequence from the Ischnura elegans chromosome 8, ioIscEleg1.1, whole genome shotgun sequence genome:
TGACAGAactagaaaaaaatcaagaaaataactTTGAAGAAGGTACTTATCTCCAAAGCATTTTGGGGGGATTAAACCCTTTGACGACTCTTAGAAAAAAGTGACAACATTTTGAGAAAGACAGAGAATAATGCACAAGGATAAAGTTACAAggactataaaaaaatacatcggaTAGTACATATTCGTGAACCACAAGAATGTCCATTGCATACTATCAGCACGTGGACAGCAAATTTGGAAATAATGACGTTCACTACTGTGAAACATATTTTGGGCAAGGAAAATGACTTTTCCAGTGTGGAATTTGATTTTGCAGGTGACTTCGTATAGATACGCTGATGACTAGTCTTGGGTTCTTTCATTGGTTAATTGCACGCGTCCATTCCACTGGGTCCGGGATTATAGCCGATGGCCTTAAAGACCTTCTGCTCGAAGCATACACATGGTCATGCAGTGGCTGCGAATCCGCGTGAGGTCATCGCGGACGATGATGTCGCCCGGTTTCCCTTCTTTGAGGTCTTCCACGTTCTTCCTCACGCAATCCGAGTAATCCTCGAACAAACCCAGTTTCCGAAGCTCTTCCTCGCTGAGTATCTGCCGGCACCGACTCCCGATGAGGATTTT
Encoded proteins:
- the LOC124163783 gene encoding uncharacterized protein LOC124163783, translating into MAVTARSLMLLGVCISAAAASILAPSLDLVNEDMVVEDISEILRSEDRYARCPPQKILIGSRCRQILSEEELRKLGLFEDYSDCVRKNVEDLKEGKPGDIIVRDDLTRIRSHCMTMCMLRAEGL